Proteins co-encoded in one Brassica oleracea var. oleracea cultivar TO1000 chromosome C4, BOL, whole genome shotgun sequence genomic window:
- the LOC106336567 gene encoding uncharacterized protein LOC106336567, translated as MESNKEEANRARETAKKKFLSNDFPGARKFALKAQFLNPDLEGISRMVATFDVHVCAQNVIHGEIDYYGVLGINPEADDETVRKRYRKLAVTLHPDRNKSVGAEEAFKLLSQAWGVFSDKAKRAEYDLRRNLGLVEGRGAAAAAAAASSSKHADNGFQKVAKASVTKVKRGTKRASDASASAATPVSTSDGTFWTVCRTCRTQYEYHRVYLNQNLLCPNCRKPFIAVETDPPGSGSIRKTFHEHQFESIRQSTDGRKRSRDNNSNGVYGGEYDSFEWTATKTSAHGAQTGSRKDEAVRREYTRRVAGGATSTNAPKRRKGMDNAVAGGSNVAATCFTPKSNSVREFSDDELKNLLKKKAKPIISRKLQELAETDAHKSAIESFCLDSIEDTSGSADKDLDPLEVTDPDFCDFNKDRTEKSFRDNQIWACYDSLDGMPRGYVVIDKVISVDPFKVCIVQLTSETSSELRSTKWLGFGVQKACGNFRAGKKTQICRSAYVFSHKVEQVKGNHHGEFLIYPRRGDVWAMYRNWSHEWNYLTGGEAIEYDVVEVVEGYREEYGVSVVPLMKVAGFKSVFHHHLDLKDVRRISSDEISRFSHRIPSYLLTGREAPGAPRGCIQLDPAATPSQLLQVIDM; from the coding sequence ATGGAATCTAATAAAGAAGAGGCTAATAGGGCTAGAGAGACTGCAAAGAAGAAGTTTTTATCAAACGATTTTCCTGGAGCGAGGAAATTCGCATTGAAGGCTCAGTTCTTGAACCCTGACCTGGAAGGGATCTCCCGGATGGTGGCGACTTTCGATGTCCACGTGTGTGCTCAGAACGTTATACACGGGGAGATAGACTACTACGGCGTGCTCGGTATAAACCCCGAGGCTGACGACGAGACGGTGAGGAAACGTTACAGGAAGCTGGCTGTGACGCTTCATCCCGACAGGAACAAGTCTGTCGGGGCGGAGGAGGCCTTTAAGTTACTTTCTCAGGCGTGGGGTGTGTTCTCTGATAAGGCCAAGAGAGCTGAGTATGATTTGAGGAGGAACTTGGGGTTGGTTGAAGGAAGAGGCGCGGCGGCGGCGGCGGCGGCGGCTTCTTCATCGAAGCATGCTGACAATGGGTTTCAGAAAGTTGCTAAAGCAAGTGTTACAAAAGTGAAGAGAGGTACAAAGCGGGCAAGTGATGCATCTGCTTCTGCTGCTACTCCTGTTTCAACTTCTGATGGAACGTTTTGGACTGTGTGCCGCACTTGCAGAACACAGTATGAGTATCATCGTGTTTACTTAAACCAGAACCTTCTTTGTCCCAACTGTCGTAAGCCCTTTATAGCTGTGGAGACTGATCCTCCAGGGTCGGGTTCGATCCGCAAGACATTTCACGAGCACCAGTTTGAGTCTATTCGCCAGTCAACGGACGGAAGAAAGAGAAGTAGAGATAACAACAGCAACGGTGTGTATGGTGGTGAGTATGATTCCTTTGAGTGGACTGCAACCAAAACCTCTGCTCATGGTGCACAGACCGGGTCAAGGAAAGACGAGGCTGTCCGTAGAGAGTACACGAGAAGGGTGGCGGGTGGTGCTACATCCACAAACGCCCCAAAAAGAAGAAAGGGTATGGATAATGCAGTGGCTGGTGGCTCCAACGTAGCAGCAACTTGCTTTACTCCCAAGTCCAACAGCGTGAGAGAGTTTTCTGATGACGAATTGAAGAATCTACTGAAGAAGAAAGCCAAGCCGATAATCAGCAGAAAGCTGCAAGAGCTTGCTGAAACTGATGCACACAAAAGTGCCATTGAATCATTCTGTCTTGACTCCATTGAGGATACTTCTGGTAGTGCTGATAAAGATTTGGATCCCTTAGAAGTAACTGATCCAGATTTTTGCGACTTCAACAAGGACCGAACTGAGAAGTCATTTAGGGATAACCAGATATGGGCTTGTTACGACTCTTTAGATGGGATGCCTCGAGGTTATGTCGTGATAGACAAGGTTATCTCCGTGGATCCGTTTAAAGTGTGTATCGTTCAGCTTACTTCAGAGACGAGCAGTGAGCTTAGGTCAACAAAGTGGCTTGGCTTTGGTGTTCAGAAAGCTTGTGGCAATTTCAGAGCAGGGAAAAAAACTCAAATCTGCAGGTCAGCTTACGTTTTCTCACATAAAGTGGAACAGGTCAAAGGCAATCATCACGGAGAGTTTCTTATATATCCTAGAAGAGGCGATGTATGGGCTATGTATAGGAACTGGTCCCATGAGTGGAACTATCTTACAGGAGGCGAAGCGATAGAGTATGATGTGGTCGAAGTAGTTGAAGGGTATAGAGAGGAGTATGGTGTTTCAGTGGTTCCTTTGATGAAAGTTGCCGGTTTCAAATCAGTTTTTCACCATCATTTGGATCTCAAAGATGTAAGGAGGATCTCAAGCGATGAAATATCGAGGTTTTCGCATCGGATACCGTCTTACTTGCTCACGGGTCGAGAAGCACCTGGTGCGCCCAGAGGTTGCATACAACTCGACCCAGCAGCAACACCATCACAGCTTCTTCAAGTTATAGATATGTGA